One Bacillota bacterium genomic region harbors:
- the splB gene encoding spore photoproduct lyase: protein MWQPKRVLFEEKALDYEYGRRMYDKFTALKIPVEIMGKGNRISGIPDSPAAKAWSEAKNVLAVRMRNTKTFETCKPSAHYQLPLVSSCPGKCEYCYLHTSLGKKPYLRAYANIDEILSRAEQYIVERQPEVTVFEGAATSDPIPLEPFTGLLARAIQFFADRTDARFRFVTKFTQVESLLSLKHNNRTRFRFSLNSHKVIQAWEHGTPDLGSRLNALAQVAEAGYPLGVIIAPVVLTPGWQGEYLQLLQELAMRLRDQHDLTIEIILHRFTQRAKNNIMDIFPDSTLPMEKEDRTFKYGQFGYGKYVYPKDVYSVARDFFATEVARLLPEAKLEYLV from the coding sequence GTGTGGCAGCCAAAACGGGTATTGTTTGAAGAAAAAGCATTGGATTATGAGTACGGGCGTCGGATGTATGACAAGTTTACCGCCTTAAAAATCCCGGTGGAAATCATGGGCAAGGGCAATCGAATTAGCGGCATTCCCGACAGCCCTGCAGCTAAGGCCTGGTCGGAAGCGAAAAATGTCCTGGCCGTTCGGATGCGCAACACTAAAACCTTTGAGACCTGTAAGCCCTCGGCCCATTACCAATTGCCCCTGGTCAGCAGTTGCCCGGGGAAGTGTGAATACTGTTATCTGCACACCAGCCTGGGGAAAAAGCCGTATTTGCGGGCCTATGCAAATATCGACGAAATACTGTCCCGGGCGGAACAGTACATAGTTGAGCGTCAGCCGGAAGTAACTGTGTTTGAAGGCGCCGCTACTTCCGACCCAATTCCTCTGGAACCCTTCACTGGCTTACTGGCCAGGGCAATCCAGTTCTTTGCCGACCGAACAGACGCCCGCTTCCGGTTTGTGACTAAATTTACTCAGGTGGAAAGCCTGCTCAGCCTTAAACATAACAACCGCACCAGATTCCGGTTCAGTCTTAACAGCCACAAGGTTATTCAGGCCTGGGAACACGGCACACCTGATCTCGGCAGCAGACTAAATGCCCTAGCCCAGGTTGCTGAAGCCGGCTACCCCCTGGGCGTCATCATCGCACCGGTGGTGCTGACCCCGGGCTGGCAGGGCGAGTATCTGCAATTGCTCCAAGAGCTGGCCATGCGCCTCAGGGACCAACACGATTTGACCATAGAGATCATACTACATCGGTTTACCCAACGGGCAAAAAACAACATCATGGACATTTTCCCCGACTCCACCTTGCCGATGGAAAAAGAGGACCGTACGTTTAAATACGGTCAGTTTGGTTACGGAAAGTATGTTTACCCTAAAGATGTATACAGCGTTGCCCGGGATTTTTTTGCCACAGAAGTGGCCCGTTTGCTGCCGGAGGCAAAGTTAGAATACCTGGTTTAG
- a CDS encoding NYN domain-containing protein has product MRDGKTVWLIDAAYLFNAQESVSPDYNFDYRKLRDRLEQDGSIDRAYYLNSTPNPPTDAQSSFHSWLQTSRPDGPQFRVHLYQLKGRDYDCPHCHRKFSLQVQKGVDVGLATLIVRLAKYNYDNLILSSGDGDLKDAIVHAKEHCNKRFELCVFRWGVSPELQSYADKVHWIDDFATEVKK; this is encoded by the coding sequence ATGCGGGACGGTAAGACTGTATGGCTGATTGATGCCGCGTACCTGTTCAATGCCCAGGAATCTGTCAGTCCCGATTATAATTTTGATTACCGGAAGCTGCGCGATAGATTGGAGCAGGACGGTTCTATTGATCGTGCCTATTACCTGAATAGCACTCCCAACCCGCCAACCGATGCCCAGAGCAGTTTTCATTCCTGGCTGCAAACTTCTCGCCCCGACGGCCCTCAGTTCCGGGTTCACCTTTATCAGCTAAAGGGCAGGGATTATGACTGTCCCCACTGTCACCGTAAGTTCAGCCTTCAGGTGCAAAAGGGTGTGGATGTGGGGCTGGCAACACTGATTGTGCGGTTGGCAAAGTATAATTATGATAACCTCATCCTCTCTTCGGGAGACGGTGACCTGAAGGATGCCATCGTCCATGCCAAGGAGCATTGCAACAAACGGTTTGAACTCTGCGTGTTTCGCTGGGGAGTGTCCCCCGAGCTGCAGTCCTATGCTGACAAAGTTCACTGGATTGATGATTTTGCCACAGAAGTGAAAAAATAA